A region of the Egibacteraceae bacterium genome:
AGCAGGCGCACGTAGCGGCGGCGATGCCCTCAGTTTCGGGGAGGCATCGTCATGACCTCGACCGTGATCGACTTGCTGGCGCGCTGCCGCGCCGACGCCGCCGTGCAGGCGCTGGCCCACGGTGACGGCGAGCTGGCCGCTGCCGCGTCCACGATCGCCGTGCACGCCCGGCGGCGTCACGCCACCAGGCTGCGGTCACTGGACGATAGCCCGACCGGCGACCTGGTCGGCCGTGTCGCGGTAGCCGCAGCTGCGCGGGGACTGGATCGCTCCGGTCGGCCCCGGCCCGCGCGTCACAGCCGGTGACCGGCTGCTGATCGCCGGCCCGCCCGGCCAGCACGGCCCGCTGCGCGCCTGGACGGGCAGCCCACAGATATGACCAACCGATCCCCGCTACCCGAGGAGCGCCCATGCCGAACGTCGTCGACCTGGTCCGCGGCCAGGACCTCGCCGCCCTGCGCGCCTGGCTGGACGAGACCGGCACGCTGGACATCGCCGAGGAGCTGTCCCGGCTCGAGCCGCCAAAGCGGGCGATCCCGTTCCGCCTGCTGGACAAGGACCGGGCGCTGGCGGTGTTCGAGGCGCTGGACCCCATCCACCAGCAGCAGCTGCTCGACGCGCTGCGCGCCGAGCAGGTCCGCGAGCTGGTCGAGGACATGGACCCCGACGACCGCGCCCGGCTGCTCGACGAGATGCCCGCCAAGGTCGCCAACCGGCTGCAGTCCGGGCTGAGCGCCGAGGAGCGCGAGCGCACCGCCACGCTGCTCGGCTACCCCCCGGAGTCCGCAGGGCGGGTCATGACCCCCGAGTACGTCAACGTGCGGGCGAACATGACCGCCACCGACGCGCTGGCGAAGGTCCGCCGCACCGGCGGCGAGGTCGCCGCCCTGCGGGTCCTGCCCGTCACCGACGAGGCCCGCCGCCTGGTCGGTGTCGTCGACCTGCCCACGGTCGTCACCGCCGACCCGACCACCCGCATCGCCGAGCTCGTCCGGCCCGACCCCGACACCTACTCGGTGCGGGTCGACGACGACCAGGAGGTCGCCGCCCGGCTCATCCAGGAAGCCGACCTCATCGCCCTGCCGGTGGTCGACAGCGAGGACCGCCTCGTCGGCATCATCACCGTCGACGACGCGATGGAGATCATCGAGGCCGAGGACACCGAGGACATCTCCCGCGCCGCCGGCGGCGTCGAGCCGCTCGACCGCCCCTACATGGCCGCCAGCGTGCTGTACCTCGCCCGCAAGCGCGCCGTGTGGCTGCTGGTGCTCATCGTCGCCGCTGCCCTGACCGTCAGCGTCCTCGACGCGTTCGAGGACACCCTCGCGGCCGTGCTCGCCCTGGCGCTGTTCATCCCCCTGCTCATCGACACCGGCGGCAACTCCGGCTCCCAGGCCGCGACCGTCGTCATCCGCGCACAAGCCGTCGGCGAGGTCCGCTTCGCCGACCTGCCCCGCATCGTCTGGCGAGAGACCCGCGTCGGCGTCCTGCTGGGGATCATGCTGGCCGTCGTCGGCTTCCCGATCGTCTCCCTGGTGTTCGACACCCAGCTCGCCACCGTCGTGTCGCTCACCCTAGTTGCAATCTGCACCTGGGCGTCGTTTGCCGGTGGGATGCTTCCGATGCTCGCCAAGCGCGTCGGCATCGACCCCGCCGTCGTGTCAGCCCCCCTCATCACCACGCTGGTTGACGCCACCGGGCTGATCATCTACTTCCTCATCGCCAGCGCCGTCTACGCCGACCAACTCGCCGCGGTCGCCAGCCCAGGCATGTGACAGGACCGCCACCAGACCACCGCCCGTCCGAACCACGATCGCCAATTCGCCGTCTTGGCCCGCTCCAAACGACCAAGCGGGCTGGGCAAGCAGAAGATAACCGGCGTTCCCCGCGCCGCGGCACCGACGCGCTGTACGCGCCGTCCGGCAGGGGGATGCTGTGCCTGGAGTGCGTCGCCCTGGACACCGTGCACAGCCTCGGGGTGGCCGGCGCGGGCGCCCGCCGTGACCACGGCAAGCGGTTGGAGCGCCACCACACCCGGGTGCGCACCGCGCATCCGCGGCTGGGTGGACTGATCGAGGCGTTGCGTGACGACCCGGCGCATGTGTGCGGGGTCGTCATGCCCCTCCTCTGCGTTGCCATCCGAGCATCGCGTCCAAGAGCTCCCGCGGGCACTCCAGCGGCGTGAAATGCCCGCAGCCTTCGAGCGCGTGCACCGCCGGGGAGGGGAGCAGCTCACGAAGCCGGATACCGGCTTTCGCCCACCGCTGGAACGGGTCCTTCATGCCCCACACGATCTGGCAGGGCACGCGCAACCGGCGCAGCGTCGGAACGATCGTCGCGGTGTCGCGGGGGGTCAGCGCGGCGAGGTGGCGCTCGAAGGCGGCGCGTCCGGCACGGTCGGTCCACTTGGTGTCCCACACCACCCGGTCCAGGGCACGGTCGTCGACGCGCTCGGGTTCGGCGACGGCGCGCCTCACCTGCCACCGCATGAAGGCGTTGGGCACCATGCGCAGGCGGGCGGCCGGCCGGTACAGTCCGAGACGTGCGGTCAGCGTGGCAAAGCGGGCGCGCGGAGCGGGCCAGGCGCCGTCGACGATCGAGTTGGTCAGCGTGAGCCGCGACACGGAACCGGGATGCTTCGCGGCCATGATCTGCCCGACCGCTCCCCCGGCGTCGTGGCCCACGACCCACGCGGGCGCGAGGGCCGCCTCGTCGAGCCAGCGCGCCACCGTCGCTGCCGCTCCCGCGAGCGAGAAGTCGCCGGAGGACGGCACGCGGGTCTGGCCGTAGCCGGGCAGGTCCGGCGCTACTACCCGGTAGCCCGCGTCGGCGAGCAAACCCGCCAGGTCCCGCCACAGCTCCGCCCCCGTGGGGATTCCGTGCAGCGCCACGACGACCGGCCCCTTCCCGGCCTGCAAGAACGACAGCCGCGAGTCCCCGACCGTCGCCGCGGTCCGCACCACCGCGCTCGCGACGACGCTCACCTCCCGCCGTCGGGCCGCTGCGCCCCCCCGGTGCGCTGCATGACGGTCCAGCCCCCCACGAGAACGGCGAGCACGCCTCCCAGCAGCATGAAGAACGCCGCGACCGCCCATGCCGGTCCGTCGAAGTCACCCCGGGCGCGCACGGCGCCCACCGCCACGAGCGCCAACCCGAGAGTCGCGCTCTCCACATGCAGGCGCAGCGCACTCCACCGCCGTTCGAACAACGAGACGAGCAGCAAGATGCCGATGAAGGCGAGGAAGGCGCTCACGGTGCGCGCGGTCAGGGGGGTCAGCGACCACGGCCAAGACCCGGTCGCGAGGGGCGGATGCACGAACATCGCCAGCGCCACGGTCAGGAGCGCGGCGCCCAGGGCCCCGCCCGCGAGGCGCATCGGGTCGGGCACCGTGTCGCCCTCGGCCGGGGCGCCGGGATCATGACGGCGGTTTCGCAGCCAGAGCAGCGGCAGCAGCCAGGGGGTGACGAGGTACAGCGCGAGCCACGCCCAAAACGACACGTGGCCGTGGGTGAAGCGATCCCAGTGCAGGAACGTGGCGACGAGCAGGAGCCCGCTCAAAGCAGTGGCGGCGAGGAACACCACCCCGATCGTGTGCCAACACCGCTCGCGCGCAGCACGAGCGAACAGCACCGCACCAGCGAGGTACCCGCCGCCCACCGCCAGGGCCGTCATCGGTGGATCCATCGGCCAGGCCCACAACCGTTCCGTCTCCGCCGGAAAGAGGTAGAGCAGCACGCCCGCCACCGCGAGGATCGGGGCGACTACCGCGGCGACGAGCCGTGTGACCGGGAGGATCCTGTCGTCAACCGGCACGACATCCATCTGGCGCCCTCCTGTTACAGCCCGCGCGCTTCGACGCCGGCGAGTACCGCCTCGCGCGGTTGGAGCGTGACGCCCGCTTGGACGTTCAGGGCCGGCGTCACCGGCGACAACCGGAAGCGCTGCACGATCGCCGAAAGCACGAGGACGGCTTCCTGCAACGCGAAGTGGCGTCCGATGCATGCCCGTGGCCCGCCGCCGAACGGGAACCAGGCGTACCGGTGGCGCTCAGCGGATTGGTCGCCGACCCACCGCCCCGGCAGAAACCGCTCGGGCTCTTCCCACCAGCGCGGGTCCCGCTGCGTGACCCACTGGGAGATCACCACCATGGTCCCCTCGTCGACCCTGTAGCCGCACACGGCGTCGTCCGTCTCTGCCCGCCGGGCGCTGGCCCACGCCGGCGGGTAGAGGCGCAGCGCTTCGTAGAAGACGTGCGCCGCTAGAGGCAGCTGGGGCACGTCGGCAGCCTGTGGTGCCCGACCCGCCAGCACCGCGGCGGCCTCGTCGTGCAGCCGCTCCTGGGCCTCGGGGTGCTGGGCGAGGAGGTGCAGGGCCGCCGTGAGCGCGATCGCGCTCGTCTCCTGACCCGCCAGCAGGAAGGTCACCACCTGGCTGACGAGCTCTTCCTCGGACAACCCCGCACCCGTCTCGGGGTCGCGTGCGGCCAGCAGTCGGTCGAGAAGATCTCCGCCGGGGGGCGACACCGGTCCTTCCCGGCGGCCGTCTCGTCGCGCGGTCCGGCGCCGGACCACCTCTCTGGCGGACCCGAACAACCGCGCCTTGGCGGCGTGGGCACGAACGTTGCCGGGCAGGGGGACCTGGTGCGGCAGCCGGACAAGGCTCGCGATGCGGCGCAGCACGTGACGGTTGAGTACCGGGTAGGTGGCCGCGATGGACTCCAGCGTCTCGTCGGCCTCACCGCCGAGCAGGACGCGGCTGACCACGTAGAGCGTCAAGGCGGTCATGTCGGCGTGGAGGTCGACCGGCTCCCCGGTTCGCGCGTGGGTGTCCCAGCGCTGCAGCAGCGCCTGCACCTCGGCGAGCATCGGCGCGTCGAAGGCCGCCACCTGTCTGGCCGTGAACAGGGGCTGTACCGTCCGACGCCGGGCCTGCCAGCGCGGGCCCTCGTCGGTCAGCAGCCCATCGCCGAACCACAGCCGCAGCTCGGTGTACACCGGGTCCTTCTTCAGGTACGTCCTGGCGGCGCTGGCCAGGACGTGCTGCACGCCGTCCGGGTGGAACACCAGGCAGGAGCTCGTGCCCAGCCGGGGCGGGCCGACGCGCATGGTCACGACGTCGCCGTGCCGGAGGGCGGCCGTGTACGTCCCGAGCTGGTCACGCAGGAGGTCCCTGATCGAACCGGTCAACCGGCCGCCGGGCACCTCCGGGGGCACCCTTCTCTCTGCCTGCACTTCCACCCTCCCGGCGCTCCCGGGCCCGTGCCCGGCCGCCCTCGGGGACGAGACGAAGTATCCGCGTGCTCCTCGTCCCGGCGCAACCGCGCCGCCCTGTACGCATCCGCCGACGCAAGCGGCCGGTGAGGGTGCGCTAGAGTCACGCGTACGGGTCACGCTCGAGCGGTGGAGACGAGGGCGTGGGAGCGAAGAAGAAGCGCGACGATGTGCCCCGCGTGGCGGGATCGTTCCTGCTCGGCTCGGCGAACGCACTGCGGCGTGACCAGCTCGGCACGTACGAGGCG
Encoded here:
- the mgtE gene encoding magnesium transporter, which translates into the protein MPNVVDLVRGQDLAALRAWLDETGTLDIAEELSRLEPPKRAIPFRLLDKDRALAVFEALDPIHQQQLLDALRAEQVRELVEDMDPDDRARLLDEMPAKVANRLQSGLSAEERERTATLLGYPPESAGRVMTPEYVNVRANMTATDALAKVRRTGGEVAALRVLPVTDEARRLVGVVDLPTVVTADPTTRIAELVRPDPDTYSVRVDDDQEVAARLIQEADLIALPVVDSEDRLVGIITVDDAMEIIEAEDTEDISRAAGGVEPLDRPYMAASVLYLARKRAVWLLVLIVAAALTVSVLDAFEDTLAAVLALALFIPLLIDTGGNSGSQAATVVIRAQAVGEVRFADLPRIVWRETRVGVLLGIMLAVVGFPIVSLVFDTQLATVVSLTLVAICTWASFAGGMLPMLAKRVGIDPAVVSAPLITTLVDATGLIIYFLIASAVYADQLAAVASPGM
- a CDS encoding cytochrome P450, encoding MPPEVPGGRLTGSIRDLLRDQLGTYTAALRHGDVVTMRVGPPRLGTSSCLVFHPDGVQHVLASAARTYLKKDPVYTELRLWFGDGLLTDEGPRWQARRRTVQPLFTARQVAAFDAPMLAEVQALLQRWDTHARTGEPVDLHADMTALTLYVVSRVLLGGEADETLESIAATYPVLNRHVLRRIASLVRLPHQVPLPGNVRAHAAKARLFGSAREVVRRRTARRDGRREGPVSPPGGDLLDRLLAARDPETGAGLSEEELVSQVVTFLLAGQETSAIALTAALHLLAQHPEAQERLHDEAAAVLAGRAPQAADVPQLPLAAHVFYEALRLYPPAWASARRAETDDAVCGYRVDEGTMVVISQWVTQRDPRWWEEPERFLPGRWVGDQSAERHRYAWFPFGGGPRACIGRHFALQEAVLVLSAIVQRFRLSPVTPALNVQAGVTLQPREAVLAGVEARGL
- a CDS encoding alpha/beta hydrolase; translation: MSVVASAVVRTAATVGDSRLSFLQAGKGPVVVALHGIPTGAELWRDLAGLLADAGYRVVAPDLPGYGQTRVPSSGDFSLAGAAATVARWLDEAALAPAWVVGHDAGGAVGQIMAAKHPGSVSRLTLTNSIVDGAWPAPRARFATLTARLGLYRPAARLRMVPNAFMRWQVRRAVAEPERVDDRALDRVVWDTKWTDRAGRAAFERHLAALTPRDTATIVPTLRRLRVPCQIVWGMKDPFQRWAKAGIRLRELLPSPAVHALEGCGHFTPLECPRELLDAMLGWQRRGGA